The genomic DNA ATCTGGAACCGCCTAAGTTCGCCAGGCGAGCTTTATTGCATTTATTGGGTACGTTATTATGAAATGGCTGACATGCAGCTTTGGTGTTTTAAACGATTTATCGTCTCGAATGGCTTGATATAATGTTGTTGATTGTAAATGAATAATGACAATAGTGGTGTCTGATAAACAACTATAACTAATCTCTGTACTTGACTTAGGTGATTGGCCAGCCGTGGAAGCGGCAGTAATGTGCGGCGCCAGTGGAGCCACGGCCGAGAATGAAAGCCGGCCGAGCAGCCCCGCGCCCTCGCAGTCTGGCACTACGCTGTTGGACAAGTTCACGCATGCGCTCATCGTTAAATGTACCAATGAGGTTAGTAATACGAATCAGTCAGAATAGAATTGATACGacttattatttgtatatattgATAATGTATATCTCCGCAGATGCTAGACACTCTTCTGCATACGTTGATTCGTGAACAACAAAATGATACAATTCCGGGCCGAGCTGAGCGCGCGCGTGAAGTAGCACGGCGATTTGTACGTTCCGTAGCCAGGATATTCGTCATATTCAGTGTCGAGATGGCCCCTGGTGCGGCTAagaaaaaagggtaaaaacaacTATTATAAAATGGAAAAGATTAACCCTGACTATCATTACTTAAACTAAAAtggattattttattacagatcACTATCAATTACGTCCTCTCTTGTTCGTTGTCGCCGCGTCTTCGCAGCGTTAGTTGCTCTCGCTGTGGAGGAACTAGTAGAGGCAGCTGACGCTTTGCTAGCCCCTGTACGACTGGGCGTCGTAAGGCCTACGGCGCCGTTCCCACTGGCGACCACCTATGTAGACCTAGTCAACGGTAGCGAAGATTTGTTTGGAGTAGAACCACTTTCAACTGGACATTCGCGTCTTTCTCATGCGCGCAGGTATGttatgcatatttttgtttaaagtaagaCGTCAACTATGTTCTGAAGTCAATGCTAATGAATTCAGAGCCAAATAACTTCTATTATTTGCTTTAAGCTTCCTATGTTGTTAGTTGGAAATCAGGAGgtaattgtatttgtttgtgtaGAGAGTCTGCAGCGGGCGGCGCTCGCGGTGCTGCGGCGGGTGGCACGTCTATGGGGAGCTCGACTCTGGTGCCGGACCGCTCGTCCACGCCGGTGGCCACCGAGTAtgcggacgacgtcgcgggcgAAGCTCTCGGCGCTGACGACGACGCCTCCGAGACCGACGAGCCCAGCCAGCCCGCGCCCGCTCCGGCTGCCGACGCGCAGCATCACGACGACCCCATGGGCGACaggtaacacaaaaacaatcaCTTACACAATGAAAGAAAACACGATCAAAAGAATTCGTATTTTACACACTTCATAATTGGATCATAACAGGGGACAGGAACAGCATGTAGTGGTAGAGAACGGTACTGAACGTGCAGAAGGTGGTGAGAGCGAGAGCGAACTGGACCTGCTTGCCGAGGTGGAGACTGAGAGCGACTCGGACGACCAAGACAACGCAGAGTCAGCGCAGCGCAGTGTACAGACTGGCGCCACTCAAGGCTCCGATGCTGGtaacagtttttttagtttatcttgAGTTAAATTACCGAACGCATGGATAGTCAACAGCACAAGTTAGTTTATTCATCTTGAGGCGGGCGAAATCTACATGCTCCGTTACGTATTCGTTAATGAAAAGATAATGATTTTTCGTAaatgccaatggcttaatagccaagagcttGATCAACACTTAAAGAGGCCTCTGGGTCctgggtttgattcagaaagcagTAATACTTAAGACGACACGTATCATGAAGAGGTTCCTCTCCTTTGACCCCGAACCAcaggcagcttgggccctgttcctgTTGCCGATTGGacactattttatgttttgaaatatgtGGCTTCTTTTTATGttcgtttaaaaatgtaattagtatgtaaatgtttaaatgaaGGAAATGATGTCGTACTTGCCActtgtaacttatttatttataaactgttaaaaaagTGTTGTTAGGCTCATACAAGAGCTTAAGTGAATAAATGGAACTAGGTGGGTAAATTATTATAGGCAGGTCATAGGTCATCCTCCAGGTAGTGTGTTCATTGGGTCAAAACAATTTGGGATATTTTGAAATGCGTTTCTGgtgattgtgattttttttattaactgttaaggttgtttaaattttgctgtttgttgaaaaataacaCAGTATATGCTATATCTGAAAATTATTCcttttgattataatttcatGACGGATAAATGATATGACAGGCATAGCATCTTTACTTCTATACCCCGAAGAAGAGAGCGGTGACTCAACGCAACCTGAGGACGAAGATTCGGAGGCCGGCGAAACGGACGAGCAGGACGGTGAGGCCGAGCCCCCGCTACACGATGGAGACACCTCCGAGAGGCGAGCCGCGCCCCCCGCCCGGCCCAACCTGGCGCCGCACTCCATGCAGTGGGCCATACGGTAAGGGATACGCGAATTTGTCATAGTATACCGTCACCATTCCCTGATTATGAACTTAAAGAGCGACTAACTTTTGTTTAATAACTGCATGATTAGGTACTCTTCCATGACCTTCAAACTTTGAGAATTCGACTTTTTTACGATTTGCCAAACAGACGCGACGATTTTTGTTTAGGTAAACTTCGTGTATTATTAGGCTATAATGTTGAAAACAAGTAATGTCATATATTACGCGGCGCAGGTCCCGCGAGGCTCACCGCGGTACGAGCGGCAGCGCGGGCGGCGTGCGCCTGACCGGCAGCTCGTCGCTGGTGTTCATCGACCACGCCTCGCTGCGCCGctccaccgccgccgccgccggcgcgCACGACCCGCACTCCACCTCCACTACGGCCTCCTGCCTCGCCAGAGCCTTCGGTATGTTACGCTTACTTCTATACAATTCTATTATATAATGATGGTATTAGGATCTTCAGGTTGGTCAGTTTAAAGCGCATTATTTGGCGCGTACTCTGATTTTTACTAAACTCTTGTAGCACCCTGTTGCTCATGACTGCtatgtgaaaatattattatatgtataagtagATGGATGTATTTACTCAGTCAGATTAATATTGCCTAATGAAGGgcttttatatcaatattttatttcaacaggCATAGTAATACGACAGATAGCAGATTTACTGTGGGAGTACGAGCGTGTAACCTTACCGTTACCGCGTATGGTACCGCTGGCTTACCGTGAGGCGCTGCGTCTACAGTGCTACCTCGAGCGACAACTGAAGCCGACATGGGACTGGCTTGTCACCGTCATGGACGCAACTGAGGCTCAATTGAGGTTAATACATTTTGGGACTTCaaattttctgtattttattactaatacaatgttctgtgtatttttttttgtttattaagctATGtgcaaatattgaaatttctGTAATAACACCTTAATTGTTACCAGATTTGGTGCGTCATTAACATCGAACAATGCGGGAACATCAACTGGAGAAGGAGGGCGGGCCGCAGCTCCAGCAGCGCGACGCACTACATCTCTTCCGTCGCCCGCAACTCGCATTATGGGATTCTCTGAAGGCCCCAGGGCAAGAGATCGAGAGCAAGGTTCGTGTATTTTGATAAAGCAGTTGCACTTTTTTCCAATGATATCATTGGAAAAAAGTGCAATTTGCAAGTTGCGTTTACTACGACTAGTCTGACTTTCGTATTTCCAAATACGTTAATCGGCCGACTTGCCTCGACGGGTCTTCAAGTCGATGAAACaatgatatattttgtttcaggcGTAGAGGCGGGCAGCGCGCGGCGCGAGTTCCTGGCGTACTGCCTGTCGCTGCTGCGCGCGCACAGCGCCGAGCACGCGGAGCAGCTGCCCGTGCTGGACGTGGCGGCGCTCAAGCACGTGGCCTACGTGCTGGACGCGCTCGTGTACTACATGCGCGCCGCGCAGCCGCAGCCGCACCATCACCAGCATCTCTGGACGCCGGTAACGCACGCTTCTACTAGGAATGGCTTTGCATATTTCTCtgaaaaattgtataatttacaCCCCtacttgaaaaagtattttcctaataaaaataacaagatatTATCTATCTTAAagatcaaaattcaaataaatcttcTTTATTAACTGGTTTTGTTGCCAATGTAGTGCGATACAGATGCagtatggatttatttattcaacaggATGAGAACGAAAACGAAGAGGGTGACGAGGAGATGGTTGTCGGCGGTGGAGCGGCGGCGGAGTCTGACAGCGAAGGCGAAGGCGCGCGCGGCCGCGCTCACGCTTTCTTCCAGCGCTCCGACTCCACACTGTGTCTGGGTTGCCCGCCGCCAGACCCTTTCAACAGTTAGTAGACATTCTTAATATCCCATACAGCCACACATTGTCTACACACTATTTTATAACAGGTAATCATTTGAACCCATCAAGATCACAAGTTAAAGcaataataagatatttatgttaaatacttttgattattatgtatattcagTTTGTTATCTTAGGGGCGCCTAAAGAGGTAAGAAATAGGAGAGATGCTGTCGCAACGAATAGTTGAAATTCTTTGTTTtacctaattattatataaaacagtGACTTTGCAAGACGCATTGCCCCTCGCGGACCAGCCGCAACTTCTTCAGCCCAACGCTCGTCGTGAAGAGTTATTTGGCATGCCTCGACAACCCGTGACCGTGCCCGCATCCGGTGACGCGCCGCCCGGTGTGAACAACCCGCTAGAAGGTAACATTGcacgtaaatattattttttatgtatttattagatCTAAGTCAATGTAGcgcaatataatataattataaaaaaattcaattcaaattgaATGATCAGTCGAACTATAAATTTACAGCtgcctttaaaatattattggcAAGATAAAGTAGAGCATTCCAAATTGGTTGTATGAACAACAAGTTAAAGTTATATATTATTGGTAAAAATGAAAGTGAAAGAAATGAAAGATTAAATAAGACAGTGTGAAGTTGCTATCAGCGCGTACATGTTGTGTTTGGCCGGCAGTAGTCCCGCGGCGGCTGGGGCTGTCGAGCCGCGGCCCGGCTCGCGGCTGGTCGCCGCCCGCGCGGCCCGCCTCCGCGCCGCCCACACACCCGCACACGCTCACCCGGGACGAGCCGCAGGTACCTTGCTTGCTCTACATTTAACTAACTTGGAAAATTACAATTCGATAGTCACGCCTTCCCTTATTTTCAGGACTTATCTTGCACAAAGGATGCAGCTACCAAAATGGACATTGACACTGATGGTGAATATTTATCGGATTCTGACTCTAACGAAGCTCGTCAAATACCGAGGAAAAAGCATCACAGGTATGTTTATAATCAACCAAGTAAATGCAAAAGTACAACAAGTCCATGTATCATGCTATGTTTGTGTTTCAGACATCCGCATTCAGTAAACCTATCGGCGGGTAACAGTTCTATGCACGACTCTATCGCACAACCTTCAGAATTCCACACGCTCGTGGATACGGCATGTTCCATCATTGAAGCTCCACATCAACAGAATATTTCGGCTTCACCTTCACCAGgtatcacttttttttatttactcattcatcatttttttaaatcatgcaACTCAACTTAcataagtttgattttttttagccATTTAACTAATTTCTGATGATTACATCTACCATAcacttcaataattataattaatctgtCTCAATACATTGTTTTTTCTAGGACCCAGTGGCTCGAATACAGTGGCCGCAGAACCCCGTGCGTCGTCGTCCCGAAGCCCCGGCAAGACTGTTATTGTACGTGCTGTAAGTCACTCCACTTATTTGGGGGACtttttcttatcaaaattaCACCCTACACTTCAATTGGACTTAattgtttctataattattgTCATTTGTCAATTGGAACTAAGATGAGGATGGAAAAGAAAGacaacatacaaataaaaactaatatttcgTGCTACTTACTGTACAAGTGTAACATGATACAGAGCGTAAATTATCTTAATGATCAAGATGTAATGTGTTATGTATTCACATGCAGGGCGAGCTCCTGAGTGCCGCAGATCCTCTAGAGTCGCAGGAGATATCCGCGCATGTGACTGTGGAGACTACCGGCTTGCCGCCGCCACATCTGTTGCCGCCGTCTCTCAATGCACCAGCTCAGCCGTGAGTTCACTAATGTTTACATACGCTCAATCAACTCTACcatatacaatattattctttataaattgaaccattttaaatttattcattatttcatttcagCCGCGCATGTCCGAGCCTAGGTGCCTCAGTATCCCACGATCTCTTGCTGGGCAGATGGCGGTTGTCTTTGGACTTATTTGGCCGCGTTTTCACCGAAGATGTGGGCTTAGAGCCTGGATCTGTGGTCGCCGAACTGGGCGGATTTCCTCTCAAAGAGGTCAAATTCCGCAGAGATATGGAGAAATTAAGGAATTCTCAGCAAAGAGACTTGACATTACATAAGGTAAGTTTGTCTTTAAGATtttgtttcgtaaatattttctgaaaaaagagGCAgtgccataaaatatttttttcattttatttagatGGAACGCGATCGAGCCAAACTGTTACAGCAAACATTTGCCGAGTTAAACAGTGCTTTCGCTGGGCAAAACCGTCGAGCCCACAGTGCTCAGCCACCGCTCGCTGTCAACCGCGTCAAAGTCACGTTCCGCGACGAGCCCGGAGAGGGCAGCGGCGTCGCTCGCTCGTTCTACACTAGCGTCGCCGAGGTAAcgtataaacataataaaaatgtataccaGAAGATAACTTCCTTAAGTATGGGTACAAGCATTATTTATACTACATCCAAATATATTTAACACTTCTTATTCTGACATAGGCACTACTGGCTAACGAAAAGCTCCCACCATTGGAACCAACAACGGGAAGTGGCACAAACAGCAGCAGCACCAATGGCACTTCAGGCTCAGCCAATTCCAATGCCAGTGGAGCCGGTAGCAACAGTGGCGCCCGGTAACTTTATATGcactacattaaaataaaacaccaacaTTCCTTTTAAACACCATAAGCCTGTGCAGTCATAACATAAGTATAAGTAACATCTAACATATTCACAGCCAGACaaactgataaataaatcaatgagcTGAATCTCACACCTATAGTTTTCAGGATGCTTTTGTCTAATTCGAACCATTATCGGAATTTATACACGGACGTAGTAAATAGGTTTTCTGGACCAATCCTTGAAAGCCTTGTTTAACAGGACGCGTAGGACATCCAGCGATCTATTGGTGTATATTTGACTCATAGATTGCCCGTGTACAGTCTTTGGCAGTAAGCCTTGAAACCGTGTGATTTTTACTAGGTCTGTACACCGTGCAAATCTACGGGCCAACATATTGCTCCGGACCGCTAGAGCCCTACGCTCCCTCTCAATGTCGTCGTCCCTAAGGCCGTCTGCAAGAAAAAGCCCTAGGTATTTAAACGTCGACATCCTgttaattattgatttgttCAAAAAGAATTCGGGACACACGCACGAAATCAATATGttgatatttatcaaattaattatttataaaggtgTATTGTACAGCTCACTACACGTGCGACAAATACAAAAGCATAATTTCATCTGCAAATCTACTAAAGATGGTCTAACAAAGCATATTATGTGACTGTCTTGTGTGATAACAGAATAGTGTGCAGAACTCTTCACGCTATTCCATGAATTAGAAATACGGGCAATATCTCCATTCTCTCACTCTCATCTCCAGCTTAATGGACTCACAGACTTAAATAAATTTCCCGCGCAGAGTTAGCATGTGAACGTGCGATTTTGTGTCATTAGCAGTAGCGGTGCGGGTCGTGCGCGCACTAAGGACGCGGCGCGACGCACGCCGGGCAGGCCCGCGCCCAGACCCGCCGCGCCGCGGGAGCCTCGCCGCGTGCTCAGCGTTGACGCCAGGCCCTACTCGCCACAGGTAACACATATCTCTCTGGTAAACCTCACGATTATGatctttacattatattttataatcaatttgGGAACATGCAGGCTGCTCCAGGCACTGAGGGCGCCGGGTACAGCGGTGATCGTCCCGGTGGACACAATGAACACCTAACACTCCATCAAGCTCAATTAGGAGAGCGGCTCTACCCTAGGGTGAGAAATTATGAgtcaagttaatattttaaacacgaCACAATTGAACGAACACTACTGTAATATGCGAACCGAAGCTTGAGCTATTTTATTCTTAGATTCACacaaatatattgtttcttATTCAGGTCCATTCATTACATCCCACTTTCGCGGGTAAAATAACAGGTATGTTATTGGAACTGACACCAGCGCAACTACTCGTGCTGCTCGCGAGTGAGGATGCGTTGCGACAGAAAGTACGCGAGGCCATGGATCTCATAGTCATGCATCCTTCCGAGGCAATACTAGGTATGTATTACAgctaaaacttttattttagattatcCCAACACCTTACCAATAATGTACAAACTTATCCAGACTTGGACGTGTTCTCCCTGTcggagcgcggcggcggggcagcgggcgcggccgcgggcgcgggcggcgcggccagCTCGTCGGCCGCAGCGGCGGCTCCCGCCGACGATGCCGCGCCGCTCTTTTATTCGCCAGGCAAGCGCGGCTACTACTCTCCGCGCCAAGGCCGGGCCACGCCAGAGCGTATCAATGCTTTTAGGAATGTTGGCAGGTAATTTGCGCAAACTTACAATTCCgacaaaataaagttaaaagattgctaaaattatttatatccttTTCAGAATAATTGGATTGTGTCTGCTGCAGAATGAGCTGTGTCCGATGTTCTTAAATAGGCATGTTCTAAAGTATGTACTGGGCCGACCAGTGAGGTTCCATGATCTCGCTTTCTTCGACCCTATTGTCTACGAGAGTCTTCGGCAACTAGTTGTGGATGCTGAAACTGGGGATTCCCATTCTCTATTTGCAGCTTTGGATCTCAACTttaggtataatataatatttttgttttatctacaTTGATAATGATTTCTCAGATTAAAGCATAATAATTGATGTATGTTTGTAGTTTGGAAATGTGCGAAGAAGAAGGCGGCGGCTGCGTAGAGCTAGTGCCAGGAGGACGCGACATTGAAGTAACTGCTCTCAATGTCTATGACTACGTGCGCAAATACGCTCAGCATCGAATGCTGCTCTCACAGGAAAAGGCTCTTGAGGTGTgtccttttttataaatactggttttattatagtaggactagctgttgtccgcgacttcgtccccgtgggtagaagatataatttatgatgtatacctgcccggtttttttttcacattttccattgtatcttagctcctattagccacagcgtgatggtttttagcctaaagccttcctcgatgaatggtctattcaacacaaaaataatttttcaatttggaccagtagttcctgagattagctcgtttaaacaaacaaacaaactcttcagctttatatattagtatagatatgcaCATTTTCGATTTTCGACaagacatttataatattagaatgaCCCTAAAAATGGCAAGGCACACAAATAAATAGTTGGTCTgaactatttattataatgtcaaCAGGCTATGCGCGTTGGAGTTCTTGACGTCTTACCTGAGTCGGCGGTAGAAGGTTTGACTGCGGAAGATCTACGTCTGCTCTTGAACGGCGTTGGTGATATTAACGTCGCCGCGCTCGTGTCATACACCAGCTTCAACGACGAGAGCGGCGAGCAGTCGGAACGACTAGCACGGTTCAAGCGCTGGCTATGGGCCATTGTTGACAAGATGACGCATTTGGAACGACAAGACTTGGTATGGAATATGTActattttgtacaaataatgaCTGTTACAGTCATTATTTAGACACATTTATTATGATCGTAACTTTTGTGGTACAGGTGTACTTCTGGACCGGCTCCCCCGCGCTGCCCGCGTCTGAGGAAGGCTTCCAGCCGATGCCGTCGGTGACGATCCGGCCCGCGGACGACGCGCACCTGCCCACCGCCAACACGTGCATATCGCGGCTCTACATCCCGCTCTATTCCTCGCGACACGTGCTCAAGCATAAATTACTGCTTGCCATCAAAGCTAAAAACTTTGGCTTCGTTTAGACACTCGCCACTATATGTTATGTATATCCTTAAGTTTAAGCCCAGTCATGTAAGACTGCCGCTGTATTCTGTCACTTTGTAAAAGTTTAGAGAAATTACGTGTCTTCAAAAGTACCATCATAgagctttatttaaaactacattacTCCTAGTACGGTCATActgatgtatatttatttatttgacattttttacTTGACGAATCTTCATCTTTATATGACTGGGTATATTTGACTGAATAGTAATATTCAATATGCAGTAATTTTTGTTAGAAAAAGGCCCAAGAACGGTCCGCACAAGTACATAGTAAATGTTAAACTTTTAAGCTCATAGACCATAAGTAtttaactgttatttaaaaGAACCTGAAATCGCAATTCTATATACATACCAATATTAGTTGGAAGTTGATTCAAATCAAGATCAACCATTTTTTACTGATTTtctaaattcttttatttatcttcttttTCTGGACTTATTTTGATAAAGGCCTAACTGAAACGCATTTGGTTGCTCTCCTTGTTTACATTATTGATTGTATTTCAACTATCGCTCGATGGCAAGCAAAGGCAGCGTGAcaaaatattcaagaatatttcaattgtttatataGCTTTGTTATAtagtaaaaattatataagATAATACAGTATGATGGGTATACTGCTATAATACTTTGGGTAAGCTTGGGTAGAGAGGCGTCAGATCCGAGCAATGGTGGTATTGTGATATCAGAGGAAGTATTTTGCGCCTCAATCTCTAAATTTAAGATTATAATTAGATTTCCTTTGATTAGTTGTATTAATACGGTTCATAATAAACAATCTCAAAACgcttatattgtatttattaattttaatcttccttTCTTTTATTGACTTaataaatttggttttattaagTATCTGCTCAATTGAGACGTTTGTGGATCTAAAAAAGGTATCCAATAGAAAATGAGTAACGAAATTacaaaaaggatttattaaaaatactcacaataatatttacattcataaaattgcaatttgaaCACATTTGTCTATAAGAGAAAGTACAATTATTCAATGTGCAAAAAAATGTGCCTTGTGTCATACACATACTGAATTTATTCAGTTATGGTCTGTTTCACCACCGCCAGAAATTAAATGTGCAGTGGAATGCCCAAAGCTTCAGGTCAAAGCTAGTAATTATATGTAGTTGGAATTTTCAAAAATAGGCCCCTAGGCAACAAGGGAGTGGgggccccttggttcaagttaaaGTGTTGTAGTTCAAGTgatttcattcagtgaaaaatttatcaagcttttctttagatgcctactttggtggtgggcccctaagcactggcctaaagtgccttatgggtAATACGGCACTGAATATTTGTATAGATCGGGGTGACATTTTCTACATATAAAAAACTCcgtagttttaaaaaaattaaacaaaaaaaagatcaaTTATTCGACAGACTTTCAtacaaaggtaaaaaaaatatcactcaaAACCATGTAAAAAAGTACCTAATTTCTTTGTAAACATAGAAGATACttgaaaaaggtaaacaatgtTGCTGTCTATTTGgctaaaaaaacttaaaatgttaACCAATAATAGACGTTAACAAAGCAaatggtaattaatattttgtacaaaaagtcatcatgatttttatttctaatgtttgttttgtttaccttttataGTATCTTAACAAACggattataaatgtaatttatggattcataatgaaacaaaaattggCTTGCTtgacacaaacattttaaatgtgtaaatCAGTAATAATAGCAGCATTTCTTTGCACCTTAGACtttttctatattatgtatgttggTAGGTCATTATTACTAAAGTTTATTCTAATTTTGAAGCCATGTTTAGTTCAAcagatatttttctgtaaataccATAAAGTACTATGATATGACAGACATGTAACAATGCACTTGTTAGGTCAGTGCTAGGGTAAGTATTCCAACACATTTCAATCAATGCAAGAAGCAGAAACCGGACTATAACAGAAAAGTTATTGGACCACAACAAGTAAGGCAAGCTATGGAAATACCATGAATAGAATTGATAGTGTAAGCTCCTAGCACACATCACACCGATGAAGTTTACAATGAACataggcaaaataaataactgagaTAAAATGTCGAAATTAATGCTGTAATGTGGATCCTCCTCAACCACCTCAACGGGCTTCTTAGCTACCTTATTACCTTTCTGAGAGGACTTTTGTAACATTACTTCAAAGGAGTTAAGGAAATCTTTTTGTTCTTTGCTAAGGTTTTCTTGTTCTTCGTTTTTTTTGTtcaactttttctttaaatcttTCTTTATCTTGCTTTTCCTCTTATTTTCTATGTTTTTAGCATCAATTTGTGGTTGAACTTGTTTCTGTACAAATTTTAGTCGAcagtaactattaaaatatttaacacacattggaataaaaataattaacaacaaaatgtGTATAGCCAACAGTGACaagtgaaaacatttattttcaaacacatCTACATCTAAAAATCGGTAATTAACAGTCCAAGTGTGGTTAAAAACACGACCTATGTCAAAACTGCCTTTTAAATATGCCACAGGGCTGCTGATTAAAAATGGCAAACCTAATACTAATTGAATTGCACCACATATAAATAGTTGTATAATAGTACCCTTAAAGCCTAAATTAGtaaggtaaaagaaaaataatgcaGGTGCGTATAAAAGTATGTTCATCTTTACAGATACACCCAAACTATAAAATATGCTGCCCAAGTACCATTTAGAATCCATGAAGAAATTAAGAGCAGCATAAAGAAATAAGACAGCAATGGGGTCATTAAATAACCTCAACACATAGATTGAATGTATTCTGTATGATGTTAATATAGTTATAACTAAAACATAAGGTGGAacctttttggttttaatataaatccgAAGAACGAGGCACAGCtgtagtaaataaataccaataaatatatACTGTGCTAGCCTGATGTTTTCGCCTTGGCCTGTAAGATAATAGAACAGTGAATAAATGTATACGAATCCTGCTGGGTACACCAGAGGTCCGGTGTCCCCGCGCAGCTGGCTGTAGTCGAGGGTTCCATTCAGAAATCCTTCACATTCTTGCATGTATGCTTTCCAGTCGATTTCAGTGTACGGCACGCGTTCCACAACTAGTACATTTATAACCAGTTCAGTGATGATCAAAAGTAGCGCGGCAAAAGGTAATTGTGCAGGGTTCACAACTAATCCCTTTAAGTAAGACCACGTTAGCATCTTCGAAAATTCATGTTGATA from Trichoplusia ni isolate ovarian cell line Hi5 chromosome 4, tn1, whole genome shotgun sequence includes the following:
- the LOC113492747 gene encoding lethal(2)neighbour of tid protein 2; amino-acid sequence: MGGKSKFQDYQHEFSKMLTWSYLKGLVVNPAQLPFAALLLIITELVINVLVVERVPYTEIDWKAYMQECEGFLNGTLDYSQLRGDTGPLVYPAGFVYIYSLFYYLTGQGENIRLAQYIFIGIYLLQLCLVLRIYIKTKKVPPYVLVITILTSYRIHSIYVLRLFNDPIAVLFLYAALNFFMDSKWYLGSIFYSLGVSVKMNILLYAPALFFFYLTNLGFKGTIIQLFICGAIQLVLGLPFLISSPVAYLKGSFDIGRVFNHTWTVNYRFLDVDVFENKCFHLSLLAIHILLLIIFIPMCVKYFNSYCRLKFVQKQVQPQIDAKNIENKRKSKIKKDLKKKLNKKNEEQENLSKEQKDFLNSFEVMLQKSSQKGNKVAKKPVEVVEEDPHYSINFDILSQLFILPMFIVNFIGVMCARSLHYQFYSWYFHSLPYLLWSNNFSVIVRFLLLALIEMCWNTYPSTDLTSALLHVCHIIVLYGIYRKISVELNMASKLE